The proteins below are encoded in one region of Thioalkalivibrio sp. K90mix:
- a CDS encoding AEC family transporter translates to MLTVMTQMGALIVAGVVWRLLRPGGLDADTARRVLTTLVYYLLLPALVLQVLWTAPLGLDSLRIALVAGTTVLAMVAVTLLACRLCLAERAAVGAMLLAAAWPNATYLGLPVLDSLFGDAGRAVAIQYDLFACLPLVLTLGILLARRYGDPEAVRLYGGGGAIRGLVAVPSIWAAVLGVALNLAGLPLVTWLDTWLGFLADSVAPLMLFSLGLALVFDRFRGRDLRPLVMVSVIQLLIAPLFALGLVWWVGLEGVPGIGSVLEAAMPAMVLGLVFCDRFRLDTGLYAAAVTLTTALSLVTLPLWFAIAGYLIPGG, encoded by the coding sequence GACCCAGATGGGGGCGCTCATCGTTGCGGGCGTCGTCTGGCGCCTGTTGCGCCCCGGCGGGCTGGACGCCGACACCGCCCGCCGGGTGCTCACCACCCTGGTCTACTACCTGCTGCTGCCCGCGCTGGTGCTGCAGGTGCTGTGGACCGCCCCCCTGGGACTCGACTCGCTGCGCATCGCCCTGGTGGCCGGCACGACCGTGCTGGCGATGGTGGCTGTGACCCTGCTCGCTTGCCGACTTTGCCTGGCAGAACGCGCGGCGGTCGGGGCGATGCTGCTGGCCGCGGCCTGGCCGAATGCCACCTACCTGGGGCTCCCCGTACTCGACAGTCTGTTCGGCGATGCCGGCCGGGCGGTGGCGATCCAGTACGACCTGTTCGCCTGCCTGCCCCTGGTGCTGACGCTGGGGATCCTGCTGGCCAGGCGTTACGGGGACCCGGAGGCGGTCCGGCTGTATGGCGGCGGCGGGGCCATTCGCGGGCTGGTCGCTGTCCCCTCGATCTGGGCGGCGGTCCTGGGCGTGGCGCTGAACCTGGCCGGTCTGCCGCTGGTGACCTGGCTGGATACCTGGCTCGGCTTCCTGGCTGACTCGGTCGCCCCCCTGATGCTGTTCTCGCTGGGGCTGGCGCTGGTGTTCGACCGTTTCCGCGGCCGCGATCTGCGCCCCCTGGTGATGGTGTCCGTCATCCAGTTGCTGATCGCACCGCTGTTCGCGCTCGGCCTGGTCTGGTGGGTCGGGCTGGAGGGTGTGCCCGGGATTGGTTCGGTGCTCGAGGCGGCGATGCCGGCGATGGTCCTGGGGCTCGTGTTCTGTGATCGCTTCCGGCTCGATACCGGCCTGTATGCGGCCGCGGTCACGCTGACGACGGCGCTGTCGCTGGTGACACTCCCGCTGTGGTTCGCCATCGCCGGGTATCTGATCCCTGGGGGGTGA
- a CDS encoding calcium/sodium antiporter, with translation MVLPVIAVIAGLVLLTWSADRFVFGASAFARSVGVSALLVGLTIVAFGTSAPEIVVSVLATLQGNPGLAVGNAIGSNIANIGLVLAMAALVAPLVIGHGLVRRELPILMGVSLAVLFLLLDGELGRLEGGLLISGLLLVTAWVIHIARRAQALDPAEAPEEVRGMVEAIPATTSTGRALGWLGLGLALLIASSQLVVWGAVGIAEQLGISDLVIGLTIVAIGTSLPELATSLVAAFRREAGLAIGNVIGSNLFNLLAVLAVPALIAPLAIEPEVLVRDYPVMLGMTATLFVFALARGSQLRRWQGGLLLVVFAGYLVHLGMTATA, from the coding sequence ATGGTCCTTCCCGTTATTGCGGTCATCGCCGGTCTGGTCCTGCTGACCTGGAGTGCCGACCGCTTCGTGTTCGGTGCCTCGGCGTTCGCGCGCAGCGTGGGCGTGAGTGCGCTGCTGGTCGGGCTGACCATTGTCGCCTTCGGTACCTCGGCCCCGGAGATCGTCGTGTCCGTACTGGCGACGCTGCAGGGCAACCCGGGCCTCGCGGTGGGTAATGCGATCGGCTCGAACATCGCGAATATCGGGCTGGTGCTGGCGATGGCGGCGCTGGTGGCGCCGCTCGTTATCGGGCACGGCCTGGTGCGCCGCGAGCTACCGATCCTGATGGGGGTGAGTCTGGCTGTCCTGTTTCTGCTGCTGGACGGCGAGCTGGGCCGCCTGGAGGGCGGGCTTCTGATTTCGGGGTTGCTGCTGGTGACCGCCTGGGTGATCCATATCGCGCGGCGTGCGCAGGCGCTGGATCCGGCCGAGGCGCCTGAAGAGGTGCGTGGCATGGTCGAGGCCATCCCGGCGACCACCTCTACCGGTCGCGCCCTGGGCTGGCTGGGGCTTGGTTTGGCGCTGCTGATTGCCAGCAGCCAGCTGGTGGTCTGGGGCGCGGTGGGGATTGCGGAGCAACTGGGCATCAGTGACCTGGTGATTGGCCTGACCATCGTGGCCATCGGGACTAGCCTGCCGGAACTGGCGACTTCCCTGGTGGCGGCCTTTCGCCGCGAGGCGGGATTGGCGATCGGCAACGTGATCGGTTCCAATCTGTTCAACCTGCTGGCCGTGCTGGCAGTCCCCGCGCTGATTGCGCCGCTGGCGATCGAGCCCGAGGTGCTGGTCCGCGACTACCCGGTGATGCTCGGCATGACCGCCACGCTGTTCGTCTTTGCCCTGGCGCGAGGCAGCCAGCTGCGGCGCTGGCAGGGGGGGCTTCTGCTCGTGGTGTTCGCGGGCTACCTTGTCCATCTCGGAATGACGGCAACCGCATGA
- a CDS encoding KpsF/GutQ family sugar-phosphate isomerase — MNFNPDTTRKLALAVLNDEAEAVRRLADRVDDAFLEACRHILECRGRVVVTGMGKSGHIGSKLAATLASTGTPAFFVHPGEASHGDLGMITRDDVVIALSNSGETDELLTILPLIRRLDVPLIALTGNPGSRLGQDATVHLDVSVEREACPLGLAPTSSTTAALAMSDALAVAVLDARGFTADDFARSHPGGRLGRRLLVHVADIMHTGDAIPRVGPEAPLKDALFEITRKGLGLVIVADPEAHILGVFTDGDLRRTLDRGESLEALTIGQVMTRGGHAARPQWLAVEALETMESKRINALPVVDDDQRLVGVLNMHDLLRAGVA; from the coding sequence ATGAATTTCAATCCTGATACCACTCGCAAGCTGGCCCTGGCGGTCCTGAACGATGAGGCCGAGGCCGTGCGTCGACTGGCCGACCGCGTGGACGATGCGTTCCTGGAGGCCTGTCGCCACATCCTCGAATGCCGCGGCCGGGTCGTGGTGACCGGCATGGGCAAGTCCGGCCATATCGGCTCCAAGCTGGCGGCCACCCTGGCCTCCACCGGGACCCCGGCGTTTTTCGTCCACCCCGGCGAGGCCAGCCACGGCGATCTTGGCATGATTACCCGTGACGACGTGGTGATCGCCCTGTCCAATTCCGGCGAGACCGACGAGCTGCTGACCATCCTGCCGTTGATCCGGCGGCTGGACGTACCGCTCATCGCGCTGACCGGCAATCCCGGGTCGCGGCTGGGGCAGGATGCCACCGTGCACCTGGATGTCTCGGTCGAGCGCGAGGCTTGCCCGCTGGGCCTGGCCCCGACCTCCAGCACCACGGCCGCGCTGGCGATGAGCGATGCCCTGGCGGTCGCGGTGCTGGATGCGCGCGGCTTTACCGCCGACGATTTTGCCCGCTCGCATCCCGGCGGCCGACTGGGGCGGCGGTTGCTGGTCCATGTCGCGGACATCATGCATACCGGTGACGCGATCCCGCGCGTGGGTCCCGAGGCCCCGCTGAAGGACGCCCTGTTCGAGATTACGCGCAAGGGGCTGGGGCTGGTGATCGTCGCCGATCCCGAGGCGCATATCCTCGGTGTGTTTACCGATGGCGACCTCCGGCGCACGCTGGATCGTGGCGAAAGCCTGGAGGCGCTGACCATCGGCCAGGTGATGACGCGTGGCGGGCATGCCGCCCGTCCGCAGTGGCTGGCCGTAGAGGCGCTGGAGACCATGGAGAGCAAGCGGATCAATGCCCTGCCGGTGGTGGATGACGACCAGAGGCTGGTCGGGGTGCTGAACATGCACGACCTGCTGCGCGCGGGGGTGGCCTGA
- the kdsC gene encoding 3-deoxy-manno-octulosonate-8-phosphatase KdsC: MDRHDEALHSRQAAVRLLILDVDGVLTDGSLFMGDAGEQYKAFHSRDGHGIRLALDGGLEVAILTGRTSGVVEHRMRDLGVQHLVQGRRDKGAALHELLEQSGHAPDEAAFVGDDIVDLPAMRRVGLGIAVADSHPLVLQHAHWVTQAPGGRGAVREVCEGLLAAQGRLEALFAEYVDG, from the coding sequence ATGGACCGTCACGACGAGGCCCTGCACAGCCGCCAGGCGGCGGTGCGTCTGCTGATCCTGGATGTCGACGGCGTGCTGACCGATGGCAGCCTGTTCATGGGAGATGCCGGCGAGCAGTACAAGGCCTTTCATTCGCGCGACGGGCACGGCATCCGTCTGGCATTGGACGGAGGGCTGGAGGTCGCGATCCTGACCGGACGCACCTCCGGGGTGGTCGAGCACCGCATGCGGGACCTCGGTGTGCAGCATCTGGTGCAGGGGCGGCGCGACAAGGGGGCCGCACTGCACGAGTTGCTGGAGCAGAGCGGCCATGCGCCCGACGAGGCCGCCTTCGTGGGCGACGACATCGTTGATCTGCCAGCGATGCGCCGTGTGGGGCTCGGCATCGCGGTGGCGGATTCCCACCCGTTGGTATTGCAGCATGCACATTGGGTTACGCAGGCCCCCGGCGGTCGCGGCGCGGTGCGCGAGGTCTGCGAGGGCCTGCTGGCGGCCCAGGGGCGGCTGGAGGCCCTGTTCGCGGAGTATGTCGACGGATGA
- the lptC gene encoding LPS export ABC transporter periplasmic protein LptC, whose protein sequence is MKWVAGPVALILLPMAALVAGAVASEHEPEGEVTLEIEGFTLHATGEDGELSHRLRGTRLREFGRDGPQLIDDPDLDIFDAGGIEWHWTAPEALHRPMDEILDLIGPTRGVQPERGERVRTVIESADVTVATDTMIATSDAPSTLEQPGLFQRGTGLRVDSRGDTIELFHDVYTLYSESGEEEAAND, encoded by the coding sequence ATGAAGTGGGTGGCCGGACCGGTGGCGCTGATCCTGTTGCCAATGGCGGCGCTGGTGGCCGGCGCTGTTGCCAGCGAGCACGAGCCGGAGGGCGAGGTGACGCTGGAGATCGAGGGCTTCACGCTGCACGCGACTGGCGAGGACGGCGAGTTGAGTCACCGCCTGCGCGGGACGCGGCTGCGCGAGTTTGGCCGTGACGGCCCTCAACTGATCGACGACCCCGACCTGGATATCTTTGACGCCGGCGGTATCGAATGGCACTGGACTGCGCCCGAGGCGCTGCACCGACCGATGGACGAGATCCTGGACCTGATCGGCCCCACGCGGGGGGTGCAGCCCGAGCGTGGCGAGCGCGTGCGCACGGTGATTGAATCCGCCGATGTGACGGTGGCGACCGACACCATGATCGCCACCTCCGATGCCCCGTCGACGCTGGAGCAGCCTGGCCTTTTCCAGCGGGGAACGGGTCTGCGCGTCGACTCGCGAGGGGATACCATAGAGCTGTTCCATGACGTGTACACGCTCTACAGCGAGTCGGGCGAGGAGGAAGCCGCAAATGACTGA
- the lptA gene encoding lipopolysaccharide transport periplasmic protein LptA, which yields MLLGSALLLLAAPVIAQQQPLPVEITADRAEMDDRRGVSTYTGDVVVIRGDMTLEADKVYVRSRDRRPYEMEAHGEPARLESPDPETGEMRIATALRIDYLLNEDRVILTDQAHVITAAEEARGKRIVYDLETDVIEAERGEADDERVRIRIQPREDDE from the coding sequence GTGCTGCTGGGCAGTGCCTTGTTGCTGCTGGCCGCGCCGGTCATTGCCCAGCAGCAGCCCCTGCCGGTGGAGATTACCGCCGATCGTGCGGAGATGGACGACCGGCGGGGCGTAAGCACTTATACCGGTGATGTGGTGGTGATTCGCGGGGACATGACACTGGAGGCCGACAAGGTCTATGTGCGCAGCCGCGATCGACGCCCTTACGAGATGGAGGCCCACGGCGAGCCCGCGCGGCTGGAGTCCCCGGACCCGGAGACGGGCGAGATGCGCATCGCCACCGCGCTGCGCATCGACTACCTGCTGAACGAGGACCGGGTGATCCTGACCGACCAGGCGCATGTGATCACGGCAGCCGAGGAAGCGCGCGGCAAGCGCATCGTCTACGACCTGGAGACGGATGTGATCGAGGCCGAGCGTGGCGAGGCCGATGACGAGCGTGTACGTATCAGGATCCAGCCCCGCGAAGACGACGAATGA
- the lptB gene encoding LPS export ABC transporter ATP-binding protein, with translation MAGYLTGRELTKRYGKRTVLDRVDVDLAPGEVVGLLGPNGAGKTTCFYSLVGLIRPNRGRITLGDRDITRAPIHSRARAGLGYLPQEASIFRRLSVWDNLQAVLELRSELDRHERRRIGDALIEEFQLETVRHSPGIALSGGERRRAEIARALAGDPRFICLDEPFAGVDPISVGDIQAVIGHLAQRGIGVLISDHNVRETLGICDRAYILSEGRILSAGTPQELLDDPQVRRVYLGENFRL, from the coding sequence ATGGCCGGCTATCTGACCGGCCGCGAGCTGACCAAGCGCTATGGCAAGCGTACGGTGCTGGATCGTGTCGACGTCGATCTGGCACCAGGGGAGGTCGTGGGCCTGCTGGGACCGAACGGCGCAGGCAAGACCACCTGTTTCTACAGCCTGGTCGGCCTGATCCGGCCCAATCGTGGCCGCATCACGCTGGGTGACCGGGACATCACCCGGGCCCCGATTCATTCGCGGGCCCGAGCCGGGCTGGGCTACCTGCCGCAGGAGGCCTCGATCTTCCGTCGGCTGAGTGTTTGGGACAACCTGCAGGCGGTGCTGGAGCTGCGCTCGGAGCTCGACCGCCACGAGCGACGCCGCATCGGCGATGCCCTGATCGAGGAGTTCCAGCTGGAGACCGTGCGCCACAGCCCTGGGATTGCCCTGTCCGGGGGCGAGCGTCGTCGCGCCGAGATCGCGCGGGCACTGGCCGGTGACCCGCGCTTTATCTGCCTGGACGAACCGTTTGCCGGCGTGGATCCGATTTCCGTGGGTGATATCCAGGCCGTGATTGGGCATCTGGCCCAGCGCGGGATCGGTGTGCTGATTTCCGACCACAACGTGCGCGAGACCCTCGGAATCTGCGACAGGGCCTATATTCTTAGTGAGGGCCGCATCCTGAGCGCCGGGACCCCGCAGGAGCTGCTGGACGACCCCCAGGTGCGCCGCGTGTATCTCGGAGAAAACTTTCGACTGTGA
- a CDS encoding RNA polymerase factor sigma-54 encodes MLKPGLNLQLGQTLTMTPQLQQAIRLLQLSTLELQAEIQQALESNPMLEQVEDEGEEAPPERPEEGGERVDGDRMQADTAGDDVIPEELSTDSRWDDIYEPAPSPRGLDDRDPLENTSDGEDEGLQDHLLWQLHLSHLTPRDQRIGAALIDAISPDGYLDSELEALAEMISQGEDEPVGVDEVEAVLHWIQQCDPLGVGARDLRECLEIQLRHLAPDAPARDAARAILENGMESLAKRDYRALQRQSGVRDPDELARALDLIRTLNPRPGAQISESTSEYVVPDVYVRHDRDGWRVDLNPEIAPRIRINDLYAGMVRQVSDARDSAFMRDQLQEARWFLKSLHSRNDTLLRVAQAIVVRQQGFLEHGEVAMQPLILRDIAETLEMHESTISRVTTQKYMHTPRGVFEFKYFFSSHVGTADGGECSATAIRAMIRELIGGETPNKPLSDAKLAQILSDRGINVARRTVAKYREAMHIPSSSERRQMASMPSGTKQKGA; translated from the coding sequence ATGCTGAAGCCCGGGCTTAATCTGCAGCTGGGGCAGACGCTGACGATGACCCCGCAGCTGCAACAGGCGATCCGTCTGCTGCAGCTTTCCACGCTGGAGTTGCAGGCGGAGATCCAGCAGGCGCTGGAAAGCAACCCCATGCTCGAGCAGGTGGAGGACGAGGGCGAGGAGGCCCCGCCCGAGCGCCCGGAGGAAGGGGGCGAACGGGTCGACGGGGATCGCATGCAGGCCGACACGGCTGGCGATGACGTGATCCCCGAGGAGTTGAGCACCGACAGTCGCTGGGACGACATCTACGAGCCCGCCCCGAGCCCACGCGGCCTGGACGACCGCGACCCGCTGGAGAATACCTCCGACGGCGAGGACGAGGGCCTGCAGGACCACCTGCTCTGGCAGCTGCATCTGAGCCACCTGACCCCACGAGACCAACGGATCGGGGCGGCGCTGATCGACGCGATCAGCCCGGACGGCTATCTGGACAGTGAACTCGAGGCGCTGGCGGAGATGATCAGCCAGGGCGAAGACGAGCCCGTGGGGGTCGACGAGGTCGAGGCGGTGCTGCACTGGATTCAGCAGTGCGACCCGCTGGGCGTCGGTGCGCGGGACCTGCGCGAGTGCCTGGAGATCCAGCTGCGCCATTTGGCGCCGGATGCCCCGGCGCGTGACGCGGCTCGAGCCATCCTGGAAAACGGCATGGAGAGCCTGGCCAAGCGGGACTACCGAGCCCTGCAGCGCCAGTCCGGCGTGCGCGACCCGGACGAGCTGGCGCGGGCGCTGGACCTGATCCGCACCCTGAATCCGCGGCCCGGTGCCCAGATCAGCGAGTCCACTTCGGAATATGTGGTGCCGGATGTCTATGTCCGCCATGACCGCGATGGCTGGCGCGTGGACTTGAACCCGGAGATTGCGCCGCGCATTCGCATCAACGATCTCTATGCGGGCATGGTGCGGCAGGTCTCCGATGCGCGTGATAGCGCGTTTATGCGCGATCAGTTGCAGGAGGCGCGCTGGTTCCTGAAGAGCCTGCACAGCCGGAACGACACCCTGCTGCGGGTCGCCCAGGCCATCGTCGTGCGCCAGCAGGGGTTTCTCGAGCATGGTGAGGTTGCCATGCAACCGCTGATCCTGCGCGATATCGCCGAGACCCTGGAGATGCACGAATCGACCATCTCGAGGGTGACTACACAGAAATACATGCACACCCCGCGTGGGGTATTCGAGTTCAAGTACTTCTTTTCCAGTCATGTTGGCACAGCCGATGGCGGCGAATGCTCGGCGACCGCGATCCGTGCCATGATTCGGGAATTGATTGGTGGCGAGACCCCGAACAAGCCACTGAGTGATGCAAAACTGGCCCAGATCCTGTCGGATCGGGGCATTAATGTGGCCCGACGCACCGTGGCCAAGTACCGCGAGGCTATGCACATACCGTCTTCCAGCGAACGCCGGCAGATGGCGAGTATGCCCAGTGGAACCAAGCAAAAAGGAGCCTGA
- the hpf gene encoding ribosome hibernation-promoting factor, HPF/YfiA family, translating to MQINLTGHHVDITDALRDYVNEKFAKLERHFDKVIDVHVVLTHEKNQNLNNKAEANLQVSGNHIHAEASHEDMYAAIDGLIDKVDRQLIKHKEKVKDHHRAEGAQRNREQAL from the coding sequence ATGCAGATCAACCTGACCGGCCATCACGTCGATATCACCGACGCCCTGCGCGACTACGTGAACGAAAAGTTCGCGAAGCTGGAACGCCACTTCGACAAAGTGATCGACGTGCATGTGGTGCTGACCCACGAGAAAAACCAGAACCTGAACAACAAGGCGGAGGCCAATCTCCAGGTCAGCGGCAATCACATCCACGCCGAAGCCAGTCACGAGGATATGTATGCGGCGATTGATGGCCTGATCGACAAGGTGGATCGTCAGCTGATCAAGCACAAGGAAAAGGTCAAGGACCATCACCGCGCCGAGGGTGCCCAGCGCAACCGCGAACAGGCCCTTTAA
- a CDS encoding PTS sugar transporter subunit IIA, which produces MTIAELITRARIRLEPECSSQKRALETLAELLAVGGEESAGPASGAIFEALSAREKLGSTGLGHGVAIPHGRLAELDAPRVAVLRLDQGVDFDAMDHEPVDILIALLVPEAATSAHLDLLAQLARGLSQPDNIASLRRAGDADALERELTRAFGDA; this is translated from the coding sequence ATGACCATTGCCGAGCTGATCACCCGCGCCCGTATCCGGCTGGAGCCCGAGTGTTCCAGCCAGAAACGGGCGCTCGAGACCCTGGCCGAGTTGCTGGCCGTCGGCGGCGAGGAGTCCGCCGGCCCGGCCAGCGGGGCCATCTTCGAGGCCCTGTCTGCCCGCGAGAAGCTTGGCTCCACCGGTCTGGGGCATGGCGTGGCCATCCCGCATGGGCGTCTGGCCGAGCTCGATGCCCCCCGGGTCGCGGTCCTGCGGCTGGACCAGGGGGTCGACTTCGACGCCATGGACCACGAACCCGTGGACATCCTGATCGCACTGCTGGTGCCCGAGGCGGCGACCAGCGCGCACCTGGACCTGCTGGCGCAGCTGGCTCGCGGTCTCTCGCAGCCCGACAATATCGCCTCGCTGCGCCGTGCCGGCGACGCGGACGCCCTGGAACGCGAACTGACCCGGGCCTTCGGCGACGCCTGA
- the hprK gene encoding HPr(Ser) kinase/phosphatase, with the protein MNEALGEGGIARDITVEVLIQAMGNRLDLRYVHGEQVAPDRNLVGGDGDDLPLAGHLNLIRPNRIQVIGDFEARYIARLSDDQREQLILEMARTGTTAVIFAEDTCPFSEMPDVPDEQLPLILCSSTSSHEIISLLRYFLQQRLAHFEVRHGVFMEILGIGVLISGASSVGKSEVALELISRGHRLIADDAPEFARIAPDIVRGHCPALLQDLLEVRGLGVLNVRAMYGDSAIKGGKYLRLIIDLRDHNEPSPVPDDRLNGRRGEIDILGLRIPLISLPVAPGRNIAVMIEAAVRNHMLHMQGYVAGDDLRARQRRQMSGEPEEPPYHRAIPATTVPNPDPEG; encoded by the coding sequence ATGAACGAGGCACTGGGAGAGGGCGGCATCGCGCGCGACATCACCGTAGAGGTCCTGATCCAGGCGATGGGCAATCGCCTGGATCTGCGCTACGTACACGGCGAGCAGGTCGCACCGGATCGCAACCTGGTCGGCGGTGACGGCGACGACCTGCCCCTCGCCGGGCACCTCAACCTGATCCGGCCTAACCGTATCCAGGTGATCGGCGATTTCGAGGCGCGCTATATCGCGCGGCTGAGCGATGATCAGCGCGAGCAACTGATCCTGGAGATGGCCCGCACCGGGACGACCGCGGTGATCTTCGCCGAGGACACCTGCCCGTTCTCGGAGATGCCGGACGTCCCCGATGAGCAGCTGCCGCTGATCTTGTGCTCCTCGACCAGCAGCCACGAGATTATCTCCCTGCTGCGCTATTTCCTGCAGCAGCGGCTGGCCCATTTCGAGGTGCGCCATGGCGTGTTCATGGAGATCCTCGGCATTGGCGTGCTGATCAGCGGGGCCTCCAGCGTGGGCAAGAGCGAGGTGGCGCTCGAGCTGATCTCGCGCGGGCACCGGCTGATTGCCGACGATGCGCCGGAGTTCGCCCGTATCGCCCCGGATATCGTGCGTGGGCACTGCCCGGCCCTGCTGCAGGACCTGCTCGAGGTCCGCGGCCTGGGGGTGCTGAACGTCCGCGCGATGTACGGGGACTCCGCGATCAAGGGCGGCAAATACCTGCGGCTGATCATCGACTTGCGTGATCACAACGAGCCCTCGCCGGTGCCGGACGACCGCCTGAACGGCCGCCGCGGGGAGATCGACATCCTCGGACTGCGCATCCCGCTGATCAGCCTGCCGGTCGCGCCGGGGCGCAACATCGCCGTGATGATCGAGGCGGCGGTACGCAACCACATGCTGCACATGCAGGGCTACGTTGCCGGGGACGACCTGCGCGCGCGCCAGCGCCGGCAGATGAGCGGTGAGCCCGAGGAGCCGCCCTACCATCGTGCGATCCCCGCCACCACGGTCCCCAACCCGGACCCGGAGGGCTGA
- the rapZ gene encoding RNase adapter RapZ: MRLLLVSGLSGSGKTVALHTLEDAGYFCVDNLPLPLLPGLIEQVRSGDYDADEDRHLAVGVDVRSGLAALEGFADLLRELRGKGLQVEVMFLQASSEVLLRRYHLTRRRHPLARDGVPLVDAIERERDWLGHVAAEADLTVDTSRLSMHDLARTLRDRVGLLGEERLSLLFQSFGFKHGAPLDSDFVFDVRCLPNPHYERDLAPLTGRDAAVCEFLAGHAEVEEMYDGIQGFLEQWVPRIRQDHRSYVTVSIGCTGGRHRSVYLVERLAAAWRGREHVTVSTRHRELSLPLESE, encoded by the coding sequence ATGCGACTGTTGCTGGTCAGTGGTCTGTCGGGTTCCGGCAAGACGGTCGCCCTGCACACCCTGGAGGACGCCGGCTATTTCTGCGTCGACAATCTTCCCCTGCCGCTACTGCCCGGACTGATCGAACAGGTCCGCAGTGGTGACTACGACGCGGACGAAGACCGGCATCTGGCAGTCGGGGTGGATGTCCGCAGCGGGCTGGCGGCGCTGGAGGGCTTTGCCGACCTGCTGCGCGAACTCAGGGGCAAGGGGCTGCAGGTCGAGGTGATGTTCCTGCAGGCCTCCAGCGAGGTTCTGCTGCGCCGTTACCACCTGACACGCCGGCGACACCCGTTGGCGCGCGACGGCGTCCCGCTGGTCGATGCGATCGAGCGCGAGCGCGACTGGCTCGGGCATGTCGCGGCCGAGGCCGATCTGACCGTTGATACCTCCCGGTTGTCCATGCACGACCTCGCGCGCACCCTGCGCGACCGTGTCGGGCTGCTGGGCGAGGAGCGCCTGTCGCTGCTGTTTCAGTCATTCGGGTTCAAGCACGGGGCACCGCTGGACTCCGACTTCGTGTTCGACGTGCGCTGCCTGCCCAACCCGCACTACGAGCGCGATCTCGCGCCCTTGACCGGACGCGACGCCGCGGTTTGCGAGTTTCTCGCGGGCCACGCCGAGGTCGAAGAGATGTACGACGGGATCCAGGGATTCCTCGAGCAATGGGTTCCGCGTATTCGTCAGGATCACCGCAGCTATGTGACCGTATCGATCGGATGTACCGGCGGTCGCCACCGTTCGGTTTATCTCGTGGAGCGGCTGGCGGCTGCCTGGCGCGGGCGCGAACATGTTACTGTTAGCACCCGTCACCGCGAGCTATCCCTGCCCCTCGAATCGGAGTGA
- a CDS encoding PTS sugar transporter subunit IIA, producing the protein MGVGLILITHQNLGDTLLQTARSMLGDLPEDCESMAMSQNDDPDEVLARARARLGELDSGSGVLILTDMFGSTPSNVASRVARGANARVIAGINLPMLIRVLNYRHLPLTELVNKALSGGHDGILLCDQECSDAAARSPHR; encoded by the coding sequence ATGGGCGTTGGTCTGATCTTGATCACGCATCAAAACCTCGGCGACACCCTGCTGCAAACGGCCCGCAGCATGCTGGGCGACCTGCCCGAGGATTGCGAGTCCATGGCGATGTCGCAGAATGACGACCCCGACGAGGTGCTGGCGCGGGCGCGGGCGCGCCTCGGAGAGCTGGATTCCGGCTCCGGTGTGCTCATTCTGACCGACATGTTCGGTTCTACCCCCTCTAATGTGGCCAGCCGCGTGGCGCGGGGGGCGAACGCTCGCGTCATCGCCGGGATCAACCTGCCGATGCTGATCCGTGTGCTGAACTACCGCCATCTGCCACTGACGGAACTGGTCAACAAGGCCCTGTCCGGCGGGCACGATGGCATCCTTCTTTGTGACCAGGAGTGTTCGGATGCCGCAGCGCGAAGTCCCCATCGTTAA
- a CDS encoding HPr family phosphocarrier protein, with the protein MPQREVPIVNRLGMHARAAAKFVSLASQYASDVTVSRNAQEVNGKSIMGVMMLAAAQGSEVTITTDGEDAEEALDALTELVANRFGEDA; encoded by the coding sequence ATGCCGCAGCGCGAAGTCCCCATCGTTAATCGTCTGGGGATGCATGCGCGTGCGGCGGCCAAGTTTGTGAGTCTGGCCAGTCAGTACGCGTCCGATGTGACCGTCTCCCGGAACGCCCAGGAAGTGAACGGCAAGAGCATCATGGGGGTGATGATGCTGGCGGCGGCGCAGGGCTCCGAGGTCACCATTACCACCGACGGCGAGGATGCCGAAGAGGCCCTCGACGCCCTCACCGAACTCGTCGCCAACCGCTTCGGCGAGGACGCCTAG